In one window of Mercurialis annua linkage group LG4, ddMerAnnu1.2, whole genome shotgun sequence DNA:
- the LOC126678074 gene encoding uncharacterized protein LOC126678074, translating to MRRRRGVLLIPCGSCLTRFSTSISCLTPNSTSITHIYSNSTASIQRQNTQQKQFSSIPSTAFFKFSPFSFNFYQTMNSMFSSFDILWADLLGQSIRSAFASNSATTHDLISDTKPNSQQQQQQPPMKAQRFAPELDGLHCFETLVNY from the coding sequence ATGCGTAGGCGGCGTGGCGTTCTCCTAATTCCTTGCGGAAGCTGTCTTACACGCTTTTCAACTTCTATTTCCTGTTTGACTCCAAATTCCACAAGCATCACGCATATATATAGCAATAGCACTGCCTCCATCCAACGTCAAAATACACAACAGAAACAATTCAGCAGCATTCCAAGCACAGCCTTCTTCAAATTCTCtcctttttctttcaatttctaCCAAACCATGAATTCTATGTTTAGCTCCTTCGATATACTGTGGGCTGACTTATTGGGACAATCTATTAGGTCCGCTTTTGCTTCTAATTCTGCAACAACTCATGATTTGATCAGCGATACTAAGCCTAATTCACAGCAACAACAGCAGCAGCCACCCATGAAGGCTCAGAGATTCGCCCCAGAGCTCGATGGGCTTCACTGTTTCGAGACCCTCGTTAACTACTGA